Proteins from a single region of Candidatus Dormiibacterota bacterium:
- a CDS encoding TldD/PmbA family protein produces the protein MDFDRFAARALDTASKRGAAYADIRLESARTERIEIRNGVVVSLADSTSTGYGIRALVDGAWGFAASDEFADAGIDATAARAVAIARASASIARARVGIVPPDAYRDRFATPLLRDPAGIPLGERVALLLAAEKALHVGPQIAVGRAWIDLWSSRKCFYSTIGSRIEQHIVQTGSGIQAMAVSDGDVQTRTYPGDVGLYKSGGWEIVEEAALTDHAERIAGEAIALLSAPQCPSGTVDILLGGSQVSLQMHESCGHPAELDRVMGWEANFSGTSFLDIDQLGHLRYGSPEVTIVVDNTLPQGMATCGYDDEGTRSGSSDIVRDGLLAGYEMSNDTAHAIGRSSNACVRAQGWEFVPMIRMCNLNLLPGNVPFEHLFDDIRDGIYMESNRSWSIDDRRLNFQFGCEIGWEIKNGKQGRMLKNPTYAGMTPQFWNACDAVGDERSWFAWGTPNCGKGEPMQTGRTTQAASPARFRGVSVGVGYRG, from the coding sequence ATGGATTTCGATCGTTTTGCCGCGCGCGCGCTCGATACCGCGAGTAAACGGGGCGCTGCATATGCGGATATTCGGCTCGAATCCGCCCGTACCGAGCGCATCGAAATTCGTAACGGCGTCGTCGTGTCGCTCGCCGACTCCACCAGCACCGGATATGGCATTCGCGCTCTCGTCGACGGCGCGTGGGGCTTCGCCGCCAGCGACGAGTTTGCGGACGCCGGCATCGATGCGACGGCCGCGCGAGCGGTGGCAATCGCACGTGCGAGCGCATCGATCGCGCGCGCGCGCGTCGGAATCGTGCCGCCCGACGCATATCGCGACCGGTTCGCCACACCCTTGCTCCGCGACCCGGCCGGCATTCCGCTCGGCGAACGCGTCGCTCTGCTGCTCGCCGCCGAGAAGGCTCTGCACGTCGGTCCGCAGATAGCGGTCGGCCGAGCGTGGATCGATCTCTGGAGTAGCCGGAAATGTTTCTACAGCACGATCGGCTCGCGCATCGAACAACACATCGTCCAGACCGGCAGCGGCATTCAAGCGATGGCCGTGAGCGACGGCGACGTGCAGACGCGCACGTACCCCGGCGACGTGGGGCTGTATAAATCCGGCGGTTGGGAGATCGTTGAAGAGGCCGCGTTAACCGATCACGCCGAGCGCATCGCCGGCGAAGCCATCGCGCTGCTGAGCGCACCGCAGTGCCCCAGCGGCACCGTCGATATTCTTTTGGGTGGGTCCCAGGTCTCGCTGCAGATGCACGAATCGTGCGGACATCCGGCAGAACTCGATCGCGTCATGGGCTGGGAAGCGAATTTCTCCGGAACCAGCTTTCTGGACATCGATCAACTCGGCCATTTGCGCTACGGATCACCCGAGGTCACGATCGTCGTCGACAATACCCTCCCTCAAGGCATGGCCACCTGCGGCTACGATGACGAAGGTACGCGCTCGGGAAGCTCGGATATCGTGCGCGACGGTTTGCTCGCCGGTTACGAAATGAGCAACGACACGGCTCATGCAATCGGCCGCAGCAGCAATGCCTGCGTGCGTGCCCAAGGGTGGGAGTTCGTCCCGATGATCCGCATGTGCAACCTCAACCTGCTGCCCGGCAACGTTCCTTTCGAACATCTTTTCGACGATATTCGCGACGGCATCTACATGGAGAGCAATCGCTCCTGGTCGATCGACGATCGACGTTTGAATTTTCAGTTCGGCTGCGAAATCGGCTGGGAGATCAAAAACGGAAAGCAAGGACGCATGCTCAAAAATCCCACGTATGCGGGCATGACGCCGCAATTTTGGAATGCGTGCGATGCCGTCGGCGACGAGCGATCCTGGTTCGCATGGGGGACGCCGAACTGCGGCAAAGGCGAGCCCATGCAAACCGGACGCACCACGCAAGCCGCGTCGCCCGCCCGTTTCCGCGGCGTGAGCGTCGGGGTTGGATACCGTGGATAA
- a CDS encoding TldD/PmbA family protein, with protein MDKREREAIARAVLARSRADQTEVMVTARDSALTRFARGISNQNVAAIERAVSVRAIVGGRTGVAATNDTDEPALDAVVARAIALATFSPADPHTPTLPSGRPVQAPDGSFVDATARAGADERAQGCAAVFEASERAGFWAAGYVSNGVSGITIANSSGALASYDGTNAAANVKMTGPDSTGFAESYHADVRRIDAAALGRRAVEKARASAAPRSVEPGPWTVILEPAAIGELLAYVTSHFSAQSYDEGSSFFAGRLGEQLLGPNVTISDDYAHPLAPSMPFDYEAQPKQRVTLVERGIVRSLVTDSYYSKKLGLPNTGHALPAPNAWGPQALNIVVANGDATADELIATTKRGLLVTRFWYIRTVDHKQAIVTGMTRDGTFLIEDGAIAGGVRNMRFNQSIVEALRSIVFANDATRTGGYSYSLVTPTVKIENFTFTSGTDF; from the coding sequence GTGGATAAGCGCGAGCGCGAAGCGATCGCGCGAGCCGTGCTCGCCCGTTCGCGAGCCGACCAAACCGAAGTGATGGTCACGGCGCGCGATAGCGCGCTCACGCGCTTTGCGCGTGGTATCTCCAACCAAAACGTCGCAGCGATCGAGAGAGCGGTTTCCGTGCGGGCCATCGTCGGCGGGCGTACGGGCGTCGCCGCCACCAACGATACGGACGAACCGGCGCTCGATGCCGTCGTCGCGCGCGCGATCGCCCTTGCCACCTTCTCGCCCGCCGATCCCCATACTCCAACGCTTCCGAGCGGCAGGCCCGTCCAAGCGCCCGACGGAAGCTTCGTCGACGCCACCGCACGCGCCGGCGCCGACGAACGCGCGCAAGGTTGCGCCGCCGTCTTCGAGGCGTCGGAGCGCGCGGGCTTCTGGGCCGCAGGCTATGTCTCGAACGGCGTGAGCGGCATTACGATCGCCAACTCATCCGGAGCGCTGGCATCGTACGACGGCACCAATGCGGCCGCCAACGTCAAGATGACCGGCCCGGACTCCACCGGATTTGCGGAATCCTACCACGCCGACGTGCGCCGGATCGACGCGGCGGCGCTAGGCCGTCGCGCCGTAGAGAAGGCGCGCGCGAGCGCCGCCCCGCGCAGCGTCGAGCCCGGGCCGTGGACGGTCATCTTGGAGCCCGCCGCGATCGGCGAATTGCTGGCCTACGTTACATCCCATTTCTCGGCCCAATCCTACGACGAAGGTTCGTCATTTTTCGCCGGCCGTCTCGGCGAGCAACTCCTCGGGCCCAACGTCACCATCAGCGACGATTACGCGCATCCGCTCGCGCCTTCGATGCCGTTCGATTACGAAGCCCAGCCGAAGCAGCGAGTAACGCTGGTGGAACGCGGTATCGTGCGTTCGCTCGTCACCGACAGCTACTACAGCAAGAAGCTCGGGCTGCCGAACACCGGCCACGCGCTCCCGGCTCCTAACGCTTGGGGCCCGCAAGCACTCAATATCGTTGTCGCCAACGGCGATGCGACGGCGGACGAGCTGATCGCCACGACCAAACGCGGCCTGCTCGTCACCCGCTTCTGGTATATCCGCACCGTCGATCACAAGCAGGCTATCGTCACGGGAATGACGCGCGACGGAACGTTCCTGATCGAAGACGGCGCGATCGCCGGCGGCGTCCGCAACATGCGTTTCAACCAAAGCATCGTCGAGGCGTTACGTTCGATCGTCTTCGCAAACGACGCGACGCGAACCGGCGGCTATTCGTATTCGCTCGTCACACCGACGGTGAAAATCGAGAACTTCACCTTCACCAGCGGCACCGACTTCTAA
- the proC gene encoding pyrroline-5-carboxylate reductase encodes MHVGILGYGTIGRAIAAGLRAHDAVGSISATTRRGLTLDDPAVTMSASNAELATQCDVLFACVKPFQLEGVLRDVAPFLKPETVLVSTAASVRLDQLHEWTNGHHLIVRAMPNMPCRIGEGMTVLCARDLPPETLELARSLFATLGRALVIDESLMDAATGLSGCGPAYIYLVIEALTDAGVKLGFSHAVARELVAQTVLGSARMVLESDEHPAALKMAVTTPAGCTVDGLMELEDGKLRSTLLRAAVAAATRSAELAS; translated from the coding sequence ATGCACGTAGGAATTCTTGGATACGGAACGATCGGCCGCGCCATTGCGGCCGGACTGCGCGCGCACGACGCGGTCGGGTCGATTTCCGCGACGACACGGCGCGGATTGACGCTCGACGACCCGGCCGTAACGATGTCCGCGAGCAACGCGGAACTGGCAACGCAATGCGACGTTCTCTTCGCGTGCGTCAAACCGTTCCAATTGGAGGGCGTATTGCGCGATGTGGCGCCCTTCCTCAAACCGGAGACGGTGCTCGTGTCGACGGCCGCATCGGTGCGGCTCGACCAACTGCATGAGTGGACGAACGGCCACCACCTCATCGTGCGCGCGATGCCGAACATGCCGTGTCGCATCGGCGAAGGCATGACGGTGCTCTGCGCTCGAGACCTTCCGCCGGAGACGCTGGAACTCGCGCGTTCGCTGTTCGCAACGCTCGGCCGCGCCCTCGTCATCGACGAATCGTTGATGGACGCCGCGACCGGCCTTAGCGGATGCGGCCCCGCCTACATCTATCTCGTGATCGAAGCCTTAACCGATGCGGGCGTCAAGCTCGGCTTCTCGCACGCCGTCGCGCGCGAGTTGGTCGCGCAGACGGTGCTCGGTTCGGCCCGCATGGTGCTCGAAAGCGACGAACATCCGGCCGCGCTTAAGATGGCCGTGACGACACCGGCCGGTTGCACCGTCGACGGATTGATGGAACTCGAAGACGGTAAACTGCGCAGCACGCTCCTACGCGCCGCGGTTGCTGCAGCGACGCGAAGCGCCGAACTCGCAAGCTAG
- a CDS encoding TlpA disulfide reductase family protein has protein sequence MNRRTQWIVAAVVLAVALLVLLPLFRPGAVREAGPGGLVGQAAPVFALHDDRGNAVSLSAYRGKVVVLNLWASWCPPCRAEMPDLQRLQTAFASRGLVVIGVNQGESPQRAADFAKALQIGFPIWIDDQQQYGRVFAALGLPTTVVIGRDGIVRRGFDGALTIDQMRAAVTPFLGGA, from the coding sequence GTGAATCGTCGGACCCAATGGATCGTCGCGGCCGTCGTGCTTGCGGTCGCGTTACTGGTATTATTGCCGCTCTTTAGGCCGGGGGCCGTGCGAGAAGCGGGCCCGGGCGGGCTGGTCGGCCAAGCCGCCCCCGTCTTCGCCCTCCACGACGATCGAGGGAACGCCGTTTCGCTCTCGGCCTACCGCGGCAAAGTGGTCGTGCTCAACCTCTGGGCGTCGTGGTGCCCGCCGTGTCGTGCCGAAATGCCCGATTTGCAGCGTCTGCAAACGGCGTTCGCATCCCGCGGGCTCGTCGTGATCGGCGTCAACCAGGGCGAGTCGCCGCAACGCGCGGCCGATTTCGCGAAGGCGTTGCAGATCGGTTTCCCCATTTGGATTGACGATCAGCAGCAGTACGGGCGAGTCTTTGCGGCGCTGGGGCTGCCGACGACGGTGGTCATCGGCCGCGACGGCATCGTCCGCCGCGGCTTCGACGGCGCGCTTACGATCGATCAAATGCGCGCGGCGGTTACGCCGTTCTTGGGGGGCGCATGA
- a CDS encoding bifunctional 5,10-methylenetetrahydrofolate dehydrogenase/5,10-methenyltetrahydrofolate cyclohydrolase: protein MILDGKALAAELRTELLARTNALRESGIHPKLAIIFVGENESSVAYVRNLIKTGERVGVAVEIDRLDERASAAQIRRRLERLRDDDSVHGVMLQQPLPPHLSIREIADAIPAHKDVDGTHPTNQGNLAFGSGTEFVPATPAAVMLLLERSPHWPLRGRNAVMIGRSIVVGAPVAMLMLAQDATVTVLHKESQSLQPYTRMADVVVVATGVPDLIRGEDIKPGATVIDVGTTVVNGVLRGDVEFASAAAVAGAITPVPGGVGPVTNVALLRNVVSSAEALRAGGRGEA from the coding sequence ATGATTCTGGACGGCAAAGCCCTTGCCGCCGAGCTCCGAACGGAACTCCTTGCGCGAACGAATGCGCTACGCGAGTCGGGGATTCATCCTAAGCTCGCGATCATCTTCGTCGGTGAGAATGAATCGAGCGTTGCCTACGTTCGCAATTTGATAAAAACCGGGGAGCGGGTCGGCGTGGCGGTCGAGATCGATCGGCTCGACGAGCGAGCGAGCGCGGCACAGATTCGCCGGCGGCTCGAACGGCTCCGCGACGACGACAGCGTCCACGGCGTGATGCTCCAGCAGCCGCTCCCGCCCCATCTCTCCATCCGCGAGATCGCCGATGCGATTCCGGCCCATAAAGACGTGGACGGAACGCATCCGACCAATCAGGGCAATCTCGCGTTCGGCAGCGGGACCGAATTCGTGCCGGCTACGCCGGCCGCGGTCATGCTGCTGCTCGAACGCAGCCCGCATTGGCCGTTGCGCGGTCGCAACGCGGTTATGATCGGCCGCTCGATCGTGGTCGGCGCTCCGGTCGCGATGTTGATGCTCGCGCAAGATGCGACCGTCACCGTGCTCCATAAGGAGTCGCAAAGCTTGCAGCCCTACACGCGCATGGCCGACGTTGTCGTGGTGGCGACCGGGGTTCCCGATTTGATTCGCGGTGAGGACATCAAGCCGGGTGCGACCGTCATCGACGTCGGCACGACGGTCGTCAACGGCGTACTGCGCGGCGACGTGGAGTTTGCGAGCGCCGCGGCAGTTGCCGGAGCGATCACGCCCGTGCCGGGCGGGGTCGGGCCGGTCACCAACGTCGCTCTGCTGCGCAACGTCGTTTCGTCGGCCGAAGCGCTCCGAGCGGGCGGTCGCGGCGAGGCTTAG
- a CDS encoding LON peptidase substrate-binding domain-containing protein, giving the protein MARRLRLFPLNSVLFPGAVLNLHVFEPRYKQMINECLESGEGFGVALIAGGAEAGDPAVEPHDIGSIAEIVDVQPLPFGRFFISTIGRERFRIRSIVSREPFLTVEAELLDEDLAEDDESDDLRGRVRSLFLEYVEMLVEFSGQETNVELPGDAAGTSFLIGDALQVAETVKQRLLELDDTKARLRAELGFLERLLPQLTRLLERRRTELQARQDDGEDLSYRLDQERFFGKFFSLN; this is encoded by the coding sequence ATGGCTCGCAGATTGCGTCTGTTTCCCCTCAATTCCGTGCTCTTTCCCGGCGCGGTGCTCAACCTCCACGTCTTCGAGCCGCGCTACAAGCAGATGATCAACGAGTGCTTGGAATCGGGCGAGGGATTCGGCGTCGCCCTGATCGCGGGCGGAGCGGAGGCCGGCGATCCCGCCGTGGAGCCGCACGACATCGGGTCGATCGCAGAAATCGTCGACGTTCAACCGCTTCCTTTCGGGCGATTTTTCATCTCCACGATCGGTCGCGAACGTTTTCGGATTCGCTCGATCGTCAGTCGCGAGCCGTTTCTGACCGTTGAAGCCGAGTTGCTGGATGAAGATCTTGCGGAAGACGACGAGAGCGACGATCTGCGCGGACGCGTGCGCTCGCTATTCTTGGAGTACGTCGAGATGCTCGTGGAATTTTCCGGCCAGGAGACGAACGTCGAGCTTCCCGGCGACGCGGCCGGCACGTCGTTCCTCATCGGCGATGCGCTCCAAGTGGCGGAAACGGTCAAACAACGTCTCTTAGAGCTGGACGATACCAAGGCGCGCTTGCGCGCGGAACTCGGCTTTCTCGAACGCCTCTTGCCGCAGTTGACGCGTCTGCTCGAGCGGCGCCGCACCGAATTGCAGGCGCGCCAAGACGATGGAGAAGACCTCAGTTACCGTCTCGATCAGGAGCGATTCTTCGGGAAGTTCTTCTCGCTGAACTAA
- a CDS encoding O-methyltransferase — MEETLHYLEAAHPNPHPLLLELEQHGRKDGIPIVARDTGRLLSTLVHAMQANRILEIGTAYGYSTLWMALAQPPAGKIWTVDPDYDRTEVAMTYFKRAGEDDYIEIINTPALQLLENFPQRNLDIVFIDANKTEYASYLDLAIPMLKLSGVVVIDNCLLDGRVADPPSKDDSDDVRAMRAFNEYFLRHPHLDATILPLGDGTGIGARIK, encoded by the coding sequence ATGGAAGAGACGCTACACTATTTGGAGGCGGCGCACCCCAATCCGCACCCGCTTCTGCTGGAGCTGGAGCAGCACGGGCGCAAGGACGGCATACCGATCGTCGCGCGCGATACCGGTCGCCTGCTTTCCACGCTGGTCCACGCCATGCAAGCCAATCGCATCCTCGAGATCGGCACCGCCTATGGGTATTCGACGCTGTGGATGGCCCTCGCGCAGCCGCCGGCGGGTAAAATCTGGACGGTCGACCCGGATTACGATCGAACCGAGGTTGCGATGACGTACTTCAAACGTGCCGGCGAAGACGACTACATCGAGATCATCAATACGCCGGCCCTCCAGTTGCTGGAGAATTTTCCGCAGCGCAACCTCGACATCGTCTTCATCGATGCCAACAAGACCGAATACGCGAGCTATCTCGACCTCGCGATTCCGATGCTTAAATTATCGGGCGTGGTCGTCATCGATAACTGCCTCCTCGACGGGCGCGTTGCCGACCCGCCGAGTAAAGACGACAGCGACGACGTGCGCGCGATGCGCGCCTTCAATGAATATTTTTTACGCCATCCGCATTTAGATGCGACGATTCTTCCGCTGGGTGACGGCACGGGCATCGGCGCGCGCATCAAGTGA
- a CDS encoding flavin reductase family protein, whose protein sequence is MNALDFRSAMRHYPTGVTVATSLKDGEPRGITLNAFASVSADPPMLLICVNREARTYLYISTSRIFCVNVLASSQRELAERFSGKIREHQFDDIAFDTDTTGAPVLRDAIAHFDCEVAQEHHVESHSIFIGRVLSCASRPGSPLGYFNGGFHDFGIALT, encoded by the coding sequence GTGAACGCTCTCGATTTTCGCTCCGCGATGCGGCATTATCCCACCGGCGTCACCGTTGCGACAAGCCTGAAGGACGGCGAGCCGCGCGGCATCACGCTTAACGCATTCGCCAGCGTCTCCGCCGATCCGCCGATGCTCTTGATCTGCGTAAATCGCGAAGCTCGCACCTATCTTTATATCTCGACCTCGCGCATTTTCTGCGTCAACGTCCTGGCGAGTTCCCAACGCGAACTCGCGGAGCGTTTCTCCGGTAAAATCCGCGAACATCAATTCGACGACATCGCCTTCGACACCGATACAACAGGAGCGCCGGTGCTACGCGATGCGATCGCGCACTTCGATTGCGAGGTCGCGCAGGAGCATCACGTGGAGTCGCACTCCATTTTCATCGGCCGCGTCCTCTCGTGCGCCTCTCGCCCGGGTTCGCCGCTGGGCTATTTCAACGGCGGCTTTCACGATTTCGGGATCGCACTCACGTGA
- a CDS encoding MBL fold metallo-hydrolase: protein MTIETFAVGRLGCNCTIICDDDSKTAIVVDGGDGVDDVMERLDARGLRATLLIHTHAHFDHIGDVGRLRDRTDAKALLHPGDLPLYRALPLQAKWAGMDRVPRVVDLDGDLRDGDSLNVGAARIDVHHTPGHTPGSVCFAVRDREGATVLLTGDTLFAGSIGRWDLGGTSMEDIVASIHAKLMDYPDATAVIPGHGNFTTIGIERSSNPYLQ, encoded by the coding sequence GTGACGATCGAAACCTTCGCGGTCGGCCGGCTCGGATGCAATTGCACCATCATCTGCGACGACGATAGCAAGACCGCCATCGTCGTCGACGGCGGGGATGGTGTAGACGACGTTATGGAGCGGCTGGACGCTCGCGGATTACGCGCGACGCTGCTGATCCATACGCACGCGCACTTCGATCATATCGGCGACGTGGGGCGCCTGCGGGATCGTACGGACGCCAAAGCCCTCCTCCATCCGGGAGATCTGCCGCTCTATCGCGCGCTGCCGCTTCAAGCCAAGTGGGCCGGTATGGACCGCGTGCCGCGCGTCGTCGATCTCGACGGCGATCTGCGAGACGGCGATAGCCTCAATGTGGGCGCCGCCCGGATCGACGTACATCACACGCCCGGGCATACGCCGGGAAGCGTCTGTTTCGCCGTTCGCGATCGCGAAGGTGCGACGGTACTCTTAACCGGCGACACGCTATTCGCGGGATCGATCGGGCGCTGGGATTTGGGTGGAACGTCGATGGAAGACATCGTCGCGTCGATTCACGCCAAACTGATGGACTATCCCGACGCGACGGCGGTCATTCCGGGCCATGGCAACTTTACGACTATCGGGATAGAGCGGAGCTCAAATCCCTATTTGCAGTAG
- a CDS encoding iron-sulfur cluster assembly scaffold protein → MDFQKFQQLVEDRPGFQTMDHPTASGEYFSDSCGDMYNFFLKVGPGAVIEDISYFTTGCGFGTATCSLVVHLARGKTIDEASAISESDIDSELKGYPEKKKDYPQRALEALHTAIADYRSKVAAGTVPDYAAMEAPVRPAAPAAKDAAPEPSDGKVLIRLR, encoded by the coding sequence GTGGATTTTCAGAAATTTCAGCAATTGGTCGAAGACCGGCCCGGATTCCAGACGATGGACCATCCGACCGCAAGCGGTGAGTATTTCAGCGACTCGTGCGGGGATATGTACAACTTTTTCTTAAAAGTCGGCCCCGGCGCGGTGATCGAGGATATCTCCTATTTCACGACCGGTTGCGGCTTCGGTACGGCGACCTGCAGCCTCGTCGTGCACCTCGCGCGTGGCAAGACGATCGACGAAGCGAGCGCTATTTCCGAGAGCGATATCGATAGCGAGCTCAAAGGGTATCCGGAGAAGAAGAAAGATTATCCGCAGCGCGCGCTGGAAGCGCTGCATACCGCGATCGCGGATTATCGATCGAAGGTCGCCGCCGGAACCGTTCCGGACTACGCGGCGATGGAAGCGCCCGTCCGACCGGCCGCTCCGGCCGCGAAGGATGCGGCGCCCGAGCCCTCCGACGGCAAGGTGTTGATCCGCCTGCGCTGA
- a CDS encoding helix-turn-helix domain-containing protein — translation MQVDRFFKSTRGKIVAELRRRGTASAAELAAVFGLSPNAVRQQLVVLERDELVVEKSVRRGPTKPTLEFSLTSNADRLFPQQYDKMLSAVLREVKDQYGHSALEQIFDGIARRAVDKAKRRVTAGSVQGKVAQLTDVLRSNGVVAEYSLIDGGFELVEHNCPYSDVAKEHPEMCQVIHHVMDETLGGEHTQTESIATGGKACRFELQPQALETTR, via the coding sequence ATGCAGGTCGATCGCTTTTTCAAGTCCACGCGCGGCAAGATCGTCGCGGAGCTTCGCCGCCGGGGCACGGCCTCGGCAGCCGAGCTTGCTGCAGTATTCGGGCTCTCGCCGAACGCCGTTCGCCAGCAGCTCGTCGTGCTCGAGCGCGACGAACTCGTGGTGGAGAAGTCCGTCCGCCGGGGGCCGACCAAGCCGACCCTGGAATTCTCGCTCACCTCCAATGCCGATCGTCTCTTTCCCCAACAGTACGACAAGATGCTTTCCGCGGTGCTCCGTGAGGTCAAAGACCAGTACGGGCACTCGGCTCTCGAGCAGATTTTCGATGGGATCGCTCGTCGAGCCGTCGATAAAGCCAAGCGCCGGGTCACCGCCGGCAGCGTACAGGGAAAGGTCGCGCAACTCACCGACGTGCTGCGTTCCAACGGCGTCGTCGCGGAGTACAGCTTGATCGATGGTGGATTCGAATTGGTCGAACACAACTGCCCGTATTCGGATGTTGCAAAAGAGCATCCGGAGATGTGTCAGGTGATCCACCACGTCATGGATGAAACGTTGGGCGGCGAGCATACGCAGACCGAATCGATCGCAACCGGCGGCAAGGCATGCCGGTTTGAGCTACAGCCGCAGGCGCTAGAGACAACTCGCTAA
- the sufC gene encoding Fe-S cluster assembly ATPase SufC gives MSDQGLRITDLHCSVDGNEILKGIDLVVEPGSVHALMGPNGSGKSTLAFSLTGHPHYTITGGTATLDGTDLLALPPDKRAKAGLFLSFQYPAAIPGVKVANFLFAARQTVKPGELTPGKFRALLLEKMDVLGMDPSFLGRYLNDGFSGGEKKRLEMLQMAVLGPKYAVLDETDSGLDVDALKYVGDSVKSLRESGEGKKTGFLIITHYPRILQHITADVVHVMMDGRIVKTGGPDLAQRIEREGYDTIREETAARA, from the coding sequence GTGTCCGACCAGGGCCTTCGCATCACCGACCTGCATTGCAGCGTAGATGGCAACGAGATCCTCAAAGGGATCGACCTCGTCGTCGAGCCGGGGAGCGTCCACGCTCTGATGGGGCCGAACGGTAGCGGCAAATCAACGCTTGCCTTCTCGCTCACCGGGCATCCGCACTACACGATCACCGGCGGCACCGCGACGCTCGACGGCACGGACCTGCTGGCCCTGCCCCCCGACAAACGCGCGAAAGCCGGGCTCTTCCTCTCCTTTCAGTACCCCGCCGCGATCCCGGGCGTGAAGGTGGCGAACTTTCTGTTCGCCGCGCGCCAGACGGTGAAGCCCGGCGAATTGACGCCCGGCAAGTTCCGCGCGCTGCTGCTTGAAAAGATGGACGTGCTGGGCATGGACCCGTCGTTCTTGGGTCGCTATCTCAATGACGGATTCTCGGGCGGCGAAAAGAAGCGCCTCGAAATGTTGCAGATGGCCGTTTTAGGCCCCAAATACGCCGTGCTGGATGAGACCGATTCCGGGCTCGACGTCGACGCACTCAAGTATGTCGGCGACTCGGTGAAATCGCTCCGAGAGAGCGGCGAAGGGAAAAAGACCGGCTTCCTCATCATCACCCACTATCCGCGCATTCTGCAGCACATTACGGCAGACGTCGTCCACGTGATGATGGATGGCCGCATCGTCAAGACCGGCGGCCCGGATTTAGCCCAGCGGATCGAGCGCGAAGGTTACGATACGATTCGTGAGGAGACCGCCGCTCGTGCCTAG
- the sufD gene encoding Fe-S cluster assembly protein SufD, whose protein sequence is MPSATLTDRERHLERFHATRSGREKPGRYWKIDLEAVKIPSDAKPGGSVSIDAPSSVIAVDMQVALRDHAAALARVAGVATEPQHKFAHLTAAFAGLGALIHLPADRAIDEPIVVTYRAQGAGTLFPHTVVLAERGARATVIERIETGDGAFVCGVSEIVTEEHADITYAAVQTLPLDARSFFTRAAKPGINARIAWATADIGAGLAVCDIATAIEHPGIEANVASLFFPTGTQHVDIVSTVDHRAGHSTSQTLVKSAANGRGQARYLGNIRIAAHAQGSEAGLRDDALLLSKQAHIDSIPALEIAANDVKAFHGATVGAIDDEQLFYMTSRGIDRQQAERMIALGFFEPVIDRFPTQTLRDELHDALPNKVL, encoded by the coding sequence GTGCCTAGCGCGACCCTTACCGATCGCGAGCGACATCTGGAGCGCTTTCACGCAACCCGGTCGGGCCGCGAGAAACCCGGACGCTATTGGAAGATCGATCTCGAAGCCGTCAAGATCCCGAGCGACGCGAAGCCGGGCGGCAGCGTATCGATCGACGCGCCTTCGAGCGTTATCGCGGTCGACATGCAGGTCGCACTCCGCGACCATGCGGCGGCGTTGGCGCGGGTCGCCGGCGTCGCGACGGAGCCGCAGCATAAGTTCGCGCACCTCACCGCAGCCTTTGCGGGCTTGGGCGCATTGATTCACCTTCCCGCAGATCGCGCCATCGACGAGCCGATCGTCGTGACCTATCGCGCGCAGGGCGCTGGCACCCTGTTCCCCCACACCGTCGTGCTCGCCGAACGCGGCGCCCGCGCGACCGTCATCGAGCGTATCGAAACCGGCGATGGAGCGTTCGTCTGCGGCGTTAGCGAGATCGTCACCGAGGAGCACGCGGATATCACGTATGCCGCCGTGCAAACGCTGCCGCTGGACGCGCGTTCGTTTTTTACCCGCGCCGCCAAACCCGGCATCAACGCGCGCATCGCCTGGGCCACCGCCGATATCGGTGCCGGGCTCGCGGTCTGCGACATCGCGACGGCGATCGAGCACCCCGGAATCGAAGCCAACGTGGCGTCGCTCTTCTTTCCCACCGGCACCCAACACGTCGATATCGTGAGCACGGTCGACCATCGTGCCGGCCACTCTACCTCGCAGACGTTGGTGAAATCGGCCGCGAACGGACGCGGCCAGGCGCGCTACCTCGGTAACATCCGCATCGCCGCGCACGCGCAGGGCAGCGAAGCCGGCCTACGCGACGACGCGCTCTTACTCTCGAAACAGGCGCACATCGATTCGATCCCGGCGCTGGAAATTGCGGCTAACGACGTCAAGGCCTTTCACGGCGCGACGGTCGGCGCGATCGATGACGAGCAACTCTTCTATATGACCAGTCGCGGCATCGACCGCCAGCAGGCCGAACGGATGATCGCTCTCGGATTCTTCGAGCCGGTGATCGACCGTTTCCCCACCCAGACGCTGCGCGACGAATTGCACGACGCCCTCCCAAACAAGGTGCTGTAA